In the genome of Ancylothrix sp. D3o, one region contains:
- a CDS encoding IS630 family transposase — translation MLCLKYLDESGFSLWSSPSYSYVKVGEQKKIRQSKKRGKRLNILGIYEPGKSFNYAASLSGFTKENFVKILDKEAVYAQQRQAQTGAITVIVLDNYSVHKSQIVKAKEKEWRVQGLYLFFLPTYSSELNLIEGEWHQIKTHEIAGRMFDWEYDLIEAVKESLKARSEKLGLKLEYFRLN, via the coding sequence GTGCTCTGCCTAAAATACTTAGATGAAAGCGGTTTCAGCCTGTGGAGTAGTCCCAGTTATAGTTATGTAAAAGTAGGAGAACAGAAAAAAATAAGGCAGAGTAAAAAGCGAGGAAAAAGGCTAAACATATTAGGAATATATGAGCCAGGGAAAAGTTTTAATTATGCCGCTTCCTTAAGTGGGTTCACAAAAGAAAATTTTGTCAAAATATTAGACAAAGAAGCTGTATATGCACAGCAAAGACAAGCCCAAACGGGAGCGATTACAGTAATTGTATTAGATAATTACTCTGTTCATAAAAGCCAGATTGTGAAAGCGAAAGAAAAAGAATGGCGGGTTCAGGGACTATATTTGTTTTTTCTTCCTACTTATAGCTCAGAGCTAAATCTAATAGAAGGAGAATGGCATCAAATTAAGACCCATGAAATAGCAGGAAGAATGTTTGATTGGGAATATGATTTAATCGAAGCAGTTAAGGAAAGCTTAAAGGCAAGAAGCGAAAAATTAGGATTAAAGCTTGAGTATTTTAGACTCAACTAA
- a CDS encoding helix-turn-helix domain-containing protein translates to MNWAANTVRRSLQMWVLKGEEGLWDAPRSGRKKMWQEADIQYLEERCALDQRTYNSKQLSVLLKQERQVELSPAQIRKILKKKGLKWKRTKTVQRTHPNPEQKQAKKADERDIKNQGRLVVCSA, encoded by the coding sequence ATGAATTGGGCTGCTAATACAGTCAGAAGAAGCCTTCAGATGTGGGTACTTAAAGGAGAGGAAGGGCTGTGGGATGCACCAAGAAGTGGAAGAAAAAAGATGTGGCAAGAAGCCGATATACAGTATTTGGAGGAGCGCTGTGCGTTGGATCAAAGAACTTATAACAGTAAACAATTATCAGTTCTGCTTAAGCAAGAGCGTCAAGTGGAATTAAGTCCCGCACAAATCCGTAAGATACTCAAAAAAAAAGGACTAAAATGGAAACGAACAAAAACAGTTCAAAGAACCCACCCAAACCCGGAGCAAAAACAAGCCAAAAAAGCTGATGAGAGAGATATTAAGAATCAAGGCCGGCTTGTGGTGTGCTCTGCCTAA